One Planktothrix serta PCC 8927 DNA segment encodes these proteins:
- a CDS encoding dihydroorotase: MSNSDGVLINQARILLPNGDFLLGDVAIIQGKIVEIAPEIDHHALGIDDWEIIDAKGLTLLPGVIDPQVHFREPGLEYKEDLFTASCACAKGGVTSFLEMPNTRPLTTTQANLDDKLRRASEKCMVNYGFFIGATAENLPDLLEANPTPGIKIFMGSMHGDLLIDQEEILETIFAKGDRLIAVHAEDQARINQRRQEFAGITNPAIHSTIQDNLAALQATQLALKLSKKYQRRLHILHLSTGEEAQLLRQDKPDWVTAEVTPQHLLLNITDYDKIGTLAQMNPPLRSPQDNQILWQALLEGVIDFIATDHAPHTLEEKAKGYPNTPSGMPGVETSLPLMLTQAMQGKCTVQQVSNWMSTAVAKAYKIPNKGKIEVDYDADLVLVNLENYRPVLREEVLTKCGWSPFEGWELTGWPEYTIVGGKVVYENRKVNTEVRGQALRFES, from the coding sequence ATGTCTAATTCTGATGGTGTATTAATTAATCAAGCTCGGATTTTGTTACCGAATGGTGATTTTTTACTGGGAGATGTCGCCATTATTCAGGGTAAAATCGTTGAGATTGCTCCAGAAATTGATCATCACGCTCTGGGGATAGATGATTGGGAAATTATTGATGCCAAAGGGTTAACTTTATTACCCGGTGTGATTGATCCGCAGGTGCATTTTAGAGAACCGGGTTTAGAATATAAAGAAGACTTATTTACGGCGAGTTGTGCTTGTGCAAAAGGTGGCGTCACTTCGTTTTTAGAAATGCCTAATACTCGACCCTTAACCACAACTCAAGCCAATTTAGATGATAAATTAAGACGAGCTTCAGAAAAATGTATGGTTAATTACGGCTTTTTTATTGGAGCCACAGCCGAAAATTTACCCGATTTATTAGAAGCAAATCCGACTCCGGGGATTAAAATATTTATGGGGTCGATGCACGGAGATTTATTAATTGATCAAGAGGAAATATTAGAGACTATTTTTGCCAAGGGCGATCGCTTAATTGCAGTTCACGCCGAAGATCAAGCTCGAATTAATCAACGTCGTCAAGAATTTGCGGGAATTACTAACCCGGCAATTCATTCTACCATTCAAGATAATTTAGCAGCCTTACAAGCCACTCAACTCGCCTTAAAACTCTCTAAAAAATATCAACGACGGTTACATATTCTGCATCTTTCAACGGGGGAAGAAGCGCAATTATTACGTCAAGATAAACCAGACTGGGTAACAGCAGAAGTCACCCCTCAACATTTATTATTAAATATAACAGATTATGATAAAATTGGAACCTTAGCACAAATGAATCCCCCCTTGCGATCGCCCCAAGACAATCAAATATTATGGCAAGCGTTATTAGAGGGTGTGATTGATTTTATCGCAACAGATCACGCCCCCCATACCTTAGAAGAAAAGGCGAAAGGCTATCCGAATACCCCATCAGGAATGCCGGGAGTTGAGACTTCTTTACCCTTAATGTTAACACAAGCAATGCAAGGAAAATGCACAGTTCAACAAGTCTCAAATTGGATGTCTACGGCTGTAGCAAAAGCTTATAAAATTCCCAATAAAGGGAAAATCGAAGTAGATTATGATGCGGATTTAGTCTTAGTGAATTTAGAGAATTATCGTCCGGTATTGCGGGAGGAAGTATTAACAAAATGTGGTTGGAGTCCCTTTGAAGGCTGGGAGTTAACCGGATGGCCAGAATATACAATTGTGGGGGGAAAAGTTGTTTATGAAAATCGGAAAGTCAATACAGAAGTTCGGGGTCAGGCGTTAAGGTTTGAGAGTTAA
- a CDS encoding Cif family virulence factor: protein MTTTSLDCQSILSIDGVNAIAIIRYFESFNDEDFVTTASLFIPQGKLYAPFAELITGQEAIQNYLETEAKGMKLKPNTAQIKILENGQQVVQVLGNVQTVLFSVNVGWQFLLTELTEQGEIEEVTIKLLASAQELLGLSGFREG, encoded by the coding sequence ATGACAACAACATCCTTAGATTGTCAATCTATATTGTCTATTGATGGAGTTAATGCGATCGCTATAATTCGTTATTTTGAAAGCTTTAATGATGAAGATTTTGTAACAACGGCTTCTTTATTTATTCCCCAGGGAAAACTTTACGCGCCCTTTGCCGAATTAATTACAGGTCAAGAGGCTATTCAAAATTATCTGGAAACGGAAGCCAAAGGAATGAAGCTAAAACCGAACACTGCTCAGATCAAAATATTAGAAAATGGTCAACAGGTTGTGCAAGTATTGGGGAATGTTCAAACGGTCTTGTTTAGTGTCAATGTGGGATGGCAATTTCTCTTAACTGAACTAACTGAACAGGGAGAAATTGAAGAAGTAACGATTAAACTCTTAGCTTCTGCTCAAGAATTATTAGGATTAAGTGGTTTTAGAGAGGGCTGA
- the queG gene encoding tRNA epoxyqueuosine(34) reductase QueG, which produces MDSEQIKQKALSLGFHKVGIATIPDRQDNNQRLKTWLNQGYAADMAWMNNPKRQDIRQLMPEVESVICVALNYYTSEQYPQGKEFAKISRYARGRDYHRVLHKKLKKFSQWLQQQGEGIQARYYADTGPIQDKVWAQQAGIGWIAKNSNLITRNYGSWVFLGEILTNLTLTPDPPHTQHCGTCTRCLEACPTQAITQPFVVDANLCIAYHTIENRAETLPENISKKLNSWVAGCDICQEVCPWNQRFAQETDVAEFQPNPQNLAPKLSELAELSEEEWNQRFRGSALRRIKPQMWRRNAKANLEF; this is translated from the coding sequence ATGGATTCAGAACAAATCAAGCAAAAAGCCCTATCTTTGGGATTTCATAAGGTTGGGATTGCTACTATTCCTGATAGGCAGGACAATAATCAACGGTTAAAAACTTGGTTAAATCAAGGATATGCTGCGGACATGGCGTGGATGAATAACCCCAAACGCCAAGATATTCGTCAATTGATGCCAGAAGTTGAGTCTGTTATTTGTGTAGCGTTGAACTATTATACTTCTGAACAATATCCTCAAGGAAAAGAATTTGCTAAAATTTCCCGCTATGCAAGAGGACGAGATTATCATCGAGTTCTACACAAAAAGCTGAAAAAATTTTCGCAATGGTTACAACAACAAGGAGAAGGAATTCAAGCGCGATATTATGCCGATACTGGGCCTATTCAAGATAAAGTTTGGGCACAACAAGCGGGTATTGGATGGATTGCTAAAAATAGTAATCTGATTACCAGAAACTATGGTTCTTGGGTATTTTTAGGGGAAATTTTAACAAATTTAACTTTAACACCCGATCCTCCCCATACTCAACATTGTGGTACTTGTACCCGGTGTTTAGAAGCTTGTCCAACCCAGGCAATTACTCAACCCTTTGTCGTCGATGCCAATCTTTGTATTGCCTATCATACAATAGAAAATCGGGCTGAAACCTTACCGGAAAATATTAGTAAAAAGTTAAACAGTTGGGTCGCAGGTTGTGATATTTGTCAAGAAGTTTGTCCTTGGAATCAACGTTTTGCTCAGGAAACAGACGTTGCAGAATTTCAACCCAATCCTCAAAATCTTGCCCCTAAATTAAGCGAATTAGCAGAACTTTCTGAGGAAGAATGGAATCAACGCTTTCGTGGGTCTGCCTTACGACGGATTAAACCGCAAATGTGGCGTCGCAATGCTAAGGCGAATTTAGAGTTTTAA
- a CDS encoding TIGR04283 family arsenosugar biosynthesis glycosyltransferase: MNFNPESAKISIIIPVLNEAENIESVISGIQNSENIEIIIVDGGSQDNTVQIAQNLGVNVIVTHRGRGLQMNAGAKIATGEILLFLHGDTQLPLEFEIEVRKTLIDYNIIAGAFQLKINAPEWSLRLIEKMVFWRSKYLQMPYGDQAIFIKASTFWNIGGFPEQPIMEDFELIRRLNRLGKIEILSSFVITSGRRWQKLGVFQTTLINQFMIIGYYWGISPIILSQWYRKEGNTKALRHEERKKEY, from the coding sequence ATGAATTTTAATCCTGAATCGGCAAAAATTTCAATTATTATTCCCGTTTTAAATGAAGCAGAAAATATTGAATCGGTGATTTCTGGGATTCAAAATTCAGAAAATATAGAGATTATTATTGTGGATGGGGGAAGTCAGGATAATACTGTTCAAATAGCTCAAAATTTGGGGGTGAATGTGATAGTTACCCATCGAGGACGGGGGTTGCAAATGAATGCCGGAGCAAAGATAGCAACGGGTGAGATTTTATTGTTTTTGCATGGAGATACGCAATTACCCCTAGAATTTGAAATAGAAGTCCGAAAAACTCTTATAGATTATAACATAATTGCCGGAGCATTTCAATTAAAAATTAATGCGCCTGAATGGAGTTTAAGGTTAATTGAAAAAATGGTGTTTTGGCGTTCAAAATATTTACAAATGCCCTATGGAGATCAAGCTATTTTTATTAAGGCTTCAACGTTTTGGAATATTGGGGGATTTCCTGAACAACCCATTATGGAGGATTTTGAGTTGATTCGTCGTTTAAATCGTTTAGGGAAAATTGAGATTTTATCGAGTTTTGTAATTACATCAGGACGACGGTGGCAAAAATTAGGAGTCTTTCAAACGACATTAATTAATCAATTCATGATTATTGGATATTATTGGGGAATTTCCCCGATCATATTATCTCAATGGTATCGGAAAGAAGGAAACACAAAGGCACTAAGACACGAAGAAAGAAAGAAGGAGTATTAA
- the ilvD gene encoding dihydroxy-acid dehydratase — protein sequence MSDNVRSQAITQGTQRTPNRAMLRAVGFGDQDFTKPIVGIANGYSTITPCNMGINSLALRAETALKQAGAMPQMFGTITVSDGISMGTEGMKYSLVSREVIADSIETACNAQSMDAVLAIGGCDKNMPGAMIAISRMNIPAIFVYGGTIKPGHYNGKDLTVVSAFEAVGQYSAGKIDDTELIEVERRSCPGAGSCGGMYTANTMSSAIEAMGMSLMYSSTMAAEDEEKAESTEKSAYVLRDAIKNRILPRQILTRKAFENAIAVIMAVGGSTNSVLHLLAIANAIGVELTIDDFEVIRAKVPVLCDLKPSGRYVAIDLHKAGGIPLIMKMLLEKGLIHGDALTITGKTVAEQLANVPSEPSPDQDVIRPWNNPMYAQGHLAILKGNLATEGAVAKITGVKNPVITGPARVFESEEECLDAILAGKISAGDVIVIRYEGPKGGPGMREMLAPTSAIIGAGLGDKVGLITDGRFSGGTYGMVVGHVAPEAAVGGNIGLVQEGDSITIDAHQRLLQVNISDEELAQRRQTWQAPKPRYTKGVLAKYAKLVSSSSIGAVTDLNLS from the coding sequence ATGTCCGATAACGTTAGAAGTCAAGCCATTACCCAAGGAACCCAACGCACCCCCAACCGTGCAATGTTGCGGGCGGTGGGATTTGGTGATCAAGATTTTACCAAACCCATCGTTGGAATTGCCAACGGTTACAGCACCATCACCCCCTGTAATATGGGGATTAACAGCCTAGCATTACGCGCAGAAACCGCCCTCAAACAAGCGGGAGCGATGCCACAAATGTTCGGAACAATTACCGTCAGCGATGGCATTTCTATGGGGACTGAAGGGATGAAATATTCCTTAGTTTCACGGGAGGTAATTGCTGACTCTATTGAAACCGCTTGTAACGCCCAAAGTATGGATGCGGTTTTAGCCATTGGGGGTTGTGATAAAAATATGCCGGGGGCGATGATTGCAATTTCTCGGATGAATATTCCGGCGATATTTGTATATGGGGGAACGATTAAACCTGGACATTATAATGGGAAAGATTTAACCGTTGTTAGCGCTTTTGAAGCCGTCGGACAATATAGCGCTGGAAAAATTGACGATACCGAATTAATTGAAGTCGAACGTCGGTCATGTCCGGGGGCGGGTTCCTGTGGGGGAATGTACACTGCAAATACCATGTCTTCTGCTATTGAAGCGATGGGAATGAGTTTAATGTATTCCTCAACAATGGCAGCAGAAGATGAGGAAAAAGCCGAAAGTACAGAAAAGTCAGCTTATGTGTTACGAGATGCTATTAAAAACCGCATTCTTCCCCGTCAAATTCTAACTCGAAAAGCCTTTGAAAATGCGATCGCTGTAATTATGGCCGTGGGCGGTTCAACGAATTCAGTTTTACACTTATTAGCGATTGCAAATGCCATCGGAGTTGAACTAACTATTGATGATTTTGAAGTGATTCGGGCTAAGGTTCCTGTGTTGTGTGATTTAAAGCCCAGTGGTCGTTATGTGGCGATAGATTTACACAAAGCTGGGGGCATTCCGTTAATCATGAAAATGCTATTAGAAAAAGGCTTAATTCATGGGGATGCGTTAACAATAACTGGAAAAACCGTAGCCGAACAATTAGCCAATGTTCCCTCCGAACCCAGTCCCGACCAAGATGTAATTCGTCCTTGGAATAATCCCATGTATGCTCAAGGACATTTAGCGATTTTAAAAGGTAATTTAGCCACAGAAGGTGCGGTTGCTAAAATTACTGGCGTTAAAAATCCAGTGATTACTGGCCCAGCGCGAGTTTTTGAATCGGAAGAAGAATGTTTAGATGCAATTTTAGCCGGAAAAATTAGCGCTGGCGATGTGATTGTGATCCGTTATGAAGGGCCGAAAGGCGGGCCAGGAATGCGGGAAATGTTAGCGCCAACTTCGGCAATTATTGGGGCTGGTTTAGGGGATAAAGTTGGATTAATTACCGATGGTCGTTTCTCTGGTGGAACTTATGGAATGGTTGTCGGTCACGTCGCCCCAGAAGCAGCCGTTGGCGGGAATATTGGTTTAGTTCAAGAGGGGGATAGTATTACCATTGATGCCCATCAACGGTTATTACAAGTGAATATTTCTGATGAAGAATTAGCCCAACGTCGTCAAACTTGGCAAGCTCCAAAACCCCGTTATACGAAAGGAGTTTTAGCCAAATATGCGAAGTTAGTTTCATCTAGCAGTATTGGGGCTGTGACAGACTTAAACTTAAGTTAA
- a CDS encoding PIN domain-containing protein — translation MKNKVLLDTNLWVYLYSQNSPNKSVKVRELVNNNFTSIIVSTQILGEFYNVMTKKKVKPKDEVKQIILEMVTNFTIVEIDVLKVITALDINSKYGYTYWDSLVLATALQQNCNILYSEDMQANQLIEQKTIIINPFLVTQLE, via the coding sequence ATGAAAAATAAGGTTCTATTAGATACTAACCTCTGGGTTTATCTTTACTCCCAAAATTCACCGAATAAGTCTGTTAAGGTGAGAGAGTTGGTTAATAATAACTTTACCTCAATCATTGTTAGCACTCAGATTTTGGGTGAATTCTATAATGTTATGACTAAAAAGAAGGTAAAACCCAAAGATGAAGTTAAACAGATTATTCTGGAAATGGTGACAAATTTTACTATTGTGGAAATAGATGTTTTAAAAGTGATCACAGCGTTAGACATTAATTCTAAATACGGTTATACTTATTGGGATAGTCTGGTTCTGGCTACAGCTTTACAACAAAATTGTAATATTTTATATTCAGAAGATATGCAAGCTAATCAACTTATTGAACAAAAAACAATAATTATAAATCCATTTTTAGTAACACAATTAGAGTAA
- a CDS encoding DJ-1/PfpI/YhbO family deglycase/protease has protein sequence MTLNNDSKSKKRVAILIENGVEDSEFLIPYNALKMSEVETVVLGSRMNEKYKGKQGKMTHSADGTTTEARPEDFDAVIIPGGMAPDKMRCNPNTVKFVQKMMEQGKWVAAVCHGPQLLIEGDLLRGKNATGFVAIRKDMMNSGAIYLNKALVVDGNLITSRQPGDLAIFTTAILNKLGLGKQAGLPDENNNLAEWWKLADAWGGSTKGEITKALNTALGGEHYSLEALEQYSEKADYLKLKLMLKDFIAIKRQHIEQLETRLQELGEKPSLPSAMAEPYAKLKSWLQSSDDIAIAKQALGDIQTGVVDVFNLRVQTTDPVSTALFTEIEQHLAEQEQQLVKLYQTMLGSKSPEAAKPSTGAAVSL, from the coding sequence ATGACATTGAACAATGACAGTAAATCTAAAAAACGGGTTGCCATTTTAATTGAGAATGGGGTCGAAGATTCAGAGTTTTTGATTCCTTATAATGCCTTGAAAATGTCCGAAGTAGAAACCGTTGTTCTCGGTTCTCGGATGAATGAAAAATACAAAGGTAAACAAGGAAAAATGACTCATTCCGCCGATGGAACAACCACAGAAGCGCGTCCAGAAGACTTTGATGCTGTAATTATTCCGGGGGGAATGGCACCGGATAAAATGCGTTGTAACCCGAATACGGTTAAATTTGTGCAGAAAATGATGGAACAAGGAAAATGGGTGGCTGCGGTTTGTCATGGGCCCCAGTTGTTAATTGAAGGGGATTTATTACGCGGAAAAAATGCGACGGGGTTTGTCGCTATTCGCAAAGATATGATGAATTCTGGGGCGATTTATTTGAATAAAGCTTTAGTGGTTGATGGCAATTTAATTACCTCTCGTCAACCGGGAGATTTAGCAATTTTTACCACTGCTATTTTAAACAAATTAGGTTTGGGAAAACAGGCGGGTCTTCCTGATGAAAATAATAATTTAGCGGAATGGTGGAAATTAGCGGATGCTTGGGGAGGTTCAACCAAAGGAGAAATTACTAAAGCGTTGAATACGGCTTTAGGGGGAGAACATTATTCTTTAGAAGCGTTAGAACAGTATTCAGAAAAGGCAGATTATCTGAAGTTAAAGTTAATGTTGAAGGATTTTATTGCCATTAAACGGCAACATATTGAGCAGTTAGAAACTCGTTTACAAGAGTTAGGAGAAAAACCGAGTTTACCTTCAGCAATGGCGGAACCTTATGCTAAGTTAAAAAGTTGGTTACAGTCTAGTGATGATATTGCGATCGCTAAACAAGCATTAGGGGATATTCAAACGGGGGTTGTCGATGTTTTTAATTTACGAGTTCAAACCACTGACCCCGTTTCAACGGCATTATTTACCGAAATTGAACAACATTTAGCCGAACAAGAACAACAATTAGTGAAACTTTATCAGACGATGTTGGGGTCAAAATCTCCTGAAGCTGCTAAACCTTCAACGGGTGCTGCTGTTAGCCTGTAG
- a CDS encoding polysaccharide deacetylase family protein, which produces MTGSQHSKRFSQILLCGVSGIFILSFNHGQVAVSLSVIEAQAQNSVPIQPMNSSEDGMEKPPLPPLGKPDPFIPRKPFPPPSLKKPEKPYYSLIPERYQGKTVHNVYPRNQEKVIALTFDDGPWLETLKILAVLRQFDVKATFFILGRNLVLYPEIIQQVVQENHAVGNHSWTHSYPKMEPQKAKAEIENTSAKLQLMTGLKTRLFRPPGGILDNGVAEYARSKNYAVIMWSIDTKDYQQASAEILANRVLNQARPGDIVLMHDGGGNRFQTIEALKIMIPELQKQGYRFVTIPELLSLSE; this is translated from the coding sequence ATGACAGGTTCCCAACATTCTAAACGGTTTTCACAGATTCTACTTTGTGGTGTGAGTGGAATTTTTATATTAAGCTTTAATCATGGACAAGTAGCTGTCTCTTTGTCTGTTATTGAAGCGCAAGCTCAAAATTCGGTTCCCATACAACCGATGAATTCTTCTGAAGATGGGATGGAAAAACCACCACTTCCCCCGTTAGGAAAACCAGACCCTTTTATTCCTAGAAAACCTTTCCCCCCTCCGAGTTTAAAGAAACCGGAAAAACCCTATTATTCTTTAATTCCAGAACGCTATCAAGGTAAAACAGTTCATAATGTTTATCCCCGAAATCAAGAAAAAGTAATCGCCTTAACTTTTGATGATGGCCCCTGGTTAGAAACGTTAAAAATTTTAGCGGTTTTGCGACAGTTTGATGTTAAAGCCACATTCTTTATTTTAGGTCGCAATTTAGTATTATACCCGGAAATTATACAACAAGTGGTTCAAGAAAATCATGCAGTTGGGAATCATAGTTGGACACATTCTTATCCCAAAATGGAACCCCAAAAAGCTAAAGCCGAAATTGAAAATACATCAGCAAAATTACAGTTAATGACAGGATTAAAAACGCGGTTATTTCGTCCCCCTGGAGGAATTTTAGATAATGGCGTTGCGGAGTATGCTCGCAGTAAAAACTATGCCGTTATTATGTGGTCTATTGATACGAAAGACTATCAACAAGCATCTGCTGAAATTTTAGCAAATCGCGTTTTAAATCAAGCACGTCCAGGGGATATTGTGTTAATGCACGATGGCGGTGGAAATCGTTTTCAAACCATAGAAGCCTTAAAGATTATGATTCCTGAATTACAAAAACAAGGTTATCGGTTTGTAACCATTCCTGAATTATTATCATTATCAGAATAG